The Vibrio sp. SNU_ST1 genome has a segment encoding these proteins:
- a CDS encoding iron-containing alcohol dehydrogenase, with product MFQFMTSTKIIFGDGALSASLSLFNQYGYSVLLVTGNTLERTSIVTDYLDAQSMRYQHIAVSGEPNIKMVEEAAISARRFKPDMVVAMGGGSAIDMGKALAAVLPNQGNLYDYVEVVGRNVPLKTKPLPFIAIPTTASTGAEVTKNAVLKSGQDKVKISLRSPDMLADVAIVDPTLTHGTNLYLSGRGAMDAFTHLMEAYVCGEPNPLTDMICEEGLRKLSGSIVQACIYDEPQARSDLAFSSMLGGIAITNAKLGAAHGLASALGGKISAPHSVIAARLAPFVMLENISAAKEQQRCDILARYQRISQIVTGNVEVTEEDAISWLSEVLDTLKLPSLLEFGVCEAQFDEVSADALKSVAIKGNPLPLNQERLIHILKKVCEKCGCVEGHHEGASMNQIDQEPAAESSFTIINSYASENSVVEKGNSWTI from the coding sequence ATGTTTCAATTTATGACATCTACAAAGATCATCTTTGGTGATGGAGCACTCTCCGCTTCATTGTCTCTCTTTAATCAATACGGTTACAGCGTACTATTGGTGACTGGCAATACATTAGAGCGCACCTCAATCGTCACTGACTATCTCGATGCACAGAGTATGCGCTATCAACACATAGCCGTTTCCGGTGAACCTAATATCAAAATGGTTGAGGAGGCTGCTATTTCTGCACGTCGATTTAAGCCAGACATGGTTGTCGCTATGGGGGGCGGTAGCGCCATCGATATGGGCAAAGCGTTAGCCGCGGTTTTACCTAATCAAGGTAATTTGTATGACTATGTTGAAGTCGTTGGGCGTAATGTCCCTCTTAAAACCAAACCGCTTCCGTTTATCGCGATTCCAACCACAGCGAGTACAGGTGCAGAAGTCACTAAAAATGCGGTGCTGAAATCAGGGCAAGACAAAGTGAAAATCAGCCTTAGAAGCCCAGATATGCTGGCTGACGTTGCGATTGTCGATCCAACCCTAACGCATGGAACTAATCTGTATTTATCTGGACGAGGTGCGATGGATGCCTTTACTCATCTGATGGAAGCCTACGTGTGTGGCGAACCGAACCCGTTAACCGATATGATCTGTGAAGAGGGGTTGCGTAAGTTGAGTGGTTCTATAGTGCAAGCCTGTATCTACGATGAGCCTCAAGCGCGTTCTGATCTCGCGTTTTCCTCTATGTTAGGGGGAATAGCGATAACTAACGCCAAACTTGGCGCTGCGCATGGTTTGGCTTCTGCGCTAGGGGGCAAAATCTCGGCTCCGCATAGTGTGATAGCTGCACGCTTGGCGCCATTTGTGATGTTAGAGAATATATCTGCCGCGAAGGAGCAGCAGAGATGTGACATCCTAGCGCGTTATCAGCGAATTTCTCAGATAGTGACAGGTAACGTAGAAGTAACAGAAGAAGATGCGATTTCTTGGTTGTCTGAAGTGTTGGATACGCTCAAGCTTCCAAGCTTACTGGAATTTGGTGTCTGTGAAGCCCAATTTGATGAGGTGTCTGCCGACGCGCTCAAGTCAGTGGCGATTAAAGGGAACCCTTTACCGCTGAACCAAGAACGGCTTATACATATTCTGAAGAAGGTTTGCGAGAAGTGCGGCTGTGTAGAAGGGCATCATGAGGGAGCTTCAATGAATCAAATTGATCAAGAACCTGCCGCCGAGTCGAGCTTTACCATTATTAATTCTTATGCGTCCGAGAACAGCGTGGTTGAGAAGGGCAACAGCTGGACTATCTGA
- a CDS encoding GrxA family glutaredoxin — translation MFVVIFGRPACPFCVRAKEHAETLKAKRDDFNYRYVDIHAEGISKADLEKTVGKPVDTVPQIFIDQDHIGGCTEFEAYAKENLGLFD, via the coding sequence ATGTTTGTAGTTATTTTTGGTCGCCCTGCTTGTCCATTCTGTGTTCGCGCAAAAGAGCATGCTGAAACTCTTAAAGCTAAACGCGATGACTTCAACTACCGTTATGTTGATATCCACGCTGAAGGCATCAGCAAAGCTGACCTAGAGAAGACCGTTGGTAAACCTGTAGACACAGTGCCACAAATCTTCATCGACCAAGATCACATTGGCGGCTGCACAGAATTTGAAGCATACGCAAAAGAAAATCTAGGTCTTTTCGATTAA